Proteins encoded in a region of the Vitis riparia cultivar Riparia Gloire de Montpellier isolate 1030 chromosome 7, EGFV_Vit.rip_1.0, whole genome shotgun sequence genome:
- the LOC117918695 gene encoding xyloglucan galactosyltransferase KATAMARI1 homolog: MRRRPTTTILPDQMDKGMPKNQQTRLCFLASLSALFWVLLLYFHFVVLGNSNVDESVQLTTIPVATQSHITSVITSPPEVTNLAKSPYPELNKETSLAQSSEEKETSHAQSSKEKETPDLEMKKESHDRELDNYPFMRALRTVENKSDPCGGRYIYVHDLPPRFNEDMLKECKSLSLWTNMCTFTSNAGLGPPLENVEGVFSNTGWYATNQFAVDVIFSNRMKQYDCLTTDSSIAAAIFVPFYAGFDIARYLWGYNISVRDAASLDLVDWLMKRPEWKIMGGKDHFLVAGRITWDFRRLTDLESDWGNKLLFLPAAKNMSMLVVESSPWNANDFGIPYPTYFHPAKDADVFIWQDRMRKLERKWLFSFAGAPRPGNTKSIRGQIIDQCRTSKVGKLLECDFGESKCHSPSSIMQMFQSSLFCLQPQGDSYTRRSAFDSMLAGCIPVFFHPGSAYTQYTWHLPKNFSSYSVFIPEDDIRKRNVSIEERLGQIPPEQVKAMREEVISLIPRLIYADPRSKLETLKDAFDVAVQAVIGKVTKLRKDIIGGQTDDNFVEENSWKYDLLEEGQREVGPHEWDPFFSKPKDQKGDSGGSSAEAAKNSWKNEQRHQS, translated from the coding sequence ATGAGACGTCGTCCAACGACGACTATTCTGCCTGACCAAATGGATAAGGGAATGCCCAAGAATCAGCAAACCCGCCTCTGTTTCTTAGCTTCATTGTCCGCACTTTTCTGGGTTTTGTTGCTGTACTTTCATTTTGTTGTGCTTGGCAATAGTAATGTTGATGAATCTGTACAACTGACCACCATTCCTGTTGCCACTCAGTCGCACATTACCAGTGTGATTACTTCCCCGCCAGAAGTTACCAATTTGGCAAAATCCCCTTATCCTGAATTGAATAAGGAAACCTCTCTTGCTCAATCGAGTGAAGAAAAGGAAACCTCTCATGCTCAATCgagtaaagaaaaagaaaccccTGATCtggaaatgaaaaaagaaagccATGATCGAGAGCTGGATAATTATCCCTTTATGAGAGCATTGAGAACTGTTGAGAACAAGAGTGATCCATGTGGTGGAAGGTATATTTATGTTCATGATCTTCCACCTCGGTTTAACGAGGATATGCTGAAGGAGTGCAAGAGTCTTAGTCTTTGGACCAACATGTGTACGTTCACAAGTAATGCTGGGTTGGGTCCTCCACTTGAGAATGTTGAAGGTGTGTTCTCCAATACAGGGTGGTACGCAACCAATCAGTTTGCTGTTGATGTGATATTCAGCAACAGGATGAAGCAATATGACTGCTTGACAACGGATTCTTCTATTGCTGCTGCAATTTTTGTGCCCTTTTATGCAGGATTCGATATTGCACGGTATCTTTGGGGCTATAATATATCAGTGCGGGATGCAGCTTCACTCGATTTGGTTGATTGGCTTATGAAGAGGCCAGAGTGGAAGATTATGGGAGGGAAGGACCATTTTCTTGTTGCAGGAAGGATAACATGGGATTTTAGGAGACTAACTGATCTTGAATCAGACTGGGGtaataaacttttgtttctGCCGGCTGCAAAGAATATGTCAATGCTTGTTGTTGAATCTAGCCCTTGGAATGCAAATGATTTTGGCATCCCTTATCCAACCTACTTCCATCCGGCAAAGGATGCTGATGTGTTTATTTGGCAGGACAGAATGAGGAAGTTGGAGAGGAAGTGGCTTTTCTCTTTTGCTGGTGCACCACGTCCTGGTAACACAAAGTCAATTAGGGGCCAGATCATCGATCAGTGCAGGACGTCCAAGGTTGGCAAACTTTTGGAATGTGATTTTGGGGAGAGCAAGTGCCATTCACCAAGCAGTATCATGCAGATGTTCCAGAGTTCTCTTTTCTGCCTACAACCTCAGGGTGATTCATACACCCGAAGATCTGCTTTTGACTCAATGCTGGCCGGGTGCATACCTGTCTTTTTCCATCCTGGTTCTGCATACACACAATACACTTGGCATCTTCCGAAGAACTTTTCAAGTTACTCAGTGTTCATTCCGGAGGACGATATTCGAAAAAGGAATGTCAGTATAGAGGAAAGACTTGGCCAAATTCCACCTGAGCAGGTGAAGGCGATGAGGGAGGAGGTCATAAGTCTGATTCCAAGGTTGATATATGCTGATCCTCGCTCTAAACTGGAGACTCTTAAGGATGCCTTTGATGTAGCCGTACAAGCAGTGATTGGGAAGGTTACAAAGTTGAGAAAGGACATTATTGGGGGTCAAACAGATGATAATTTTGTGGAGGAGAACAGTTGGAAATATGATTTGTTAGAGGAAGGACAACGAGAAGTGGGACCTCATGAATGGGATCCTTTCTTCTCAAAACCAAAGGACCAGAAGGGGGATTCTGGAGGTTCATCTGCAGAGGCAGCTAAAAATTCCTGGAAGAATGAGCAAAGACATCAATCTTGA
- the LOC117919067 gene encoding subtilisin-like protease SBT1.2, with protein MEAKAQLLFSILFLFLVFVHAQSLQTYIIQLHPHGVTASSFSSKVQWHLSFLERIIFSEDDPSSRLLYSYHSAMEGFAAQLSETELESLRKLGEVIAVRPDTRLQLHTTYSYKFLGLSPASRGGWFQSGFGHGTIVGVLDTGVWPESPSFSDHGMPPVPKKWRGVCQEGQDFNSSNCNRKLIGARFFSKGHRVASISPSSDTVVEYVSPRDSHGHGTHTSSTAGGASVPMASVLGNGAGVAQGMAPRAHIAIYKVCWFSGCYSSDILAAMDVAIRDGVDILSLSLGGFPIPLFDDSIAIGSFRAMEHGISVICAAGNNGPIQSSVANEAPWITTVGASTLDRRFPAIVRMGNGKRLYGESMYPGKHNPYAGKELELVYVTGGDSGSEFCFKGSLPRAKVLGKMVVCDRGVNGRAEKGEAVKEAGGAAMILANTEINLEEDSVDVHVLPASLIGFAESVQLKSYMNSSRTPTARIEFGGTVIGKSRAPAVAQFSSRGPSLTNPTILKPDIIAPGVNIIAAWPQNLGPSGLPEDSRRVNFTVMSGTSMACPHISGIAALIHSANPTWTPAAIKSAMITTADVTDHTGKPIMDSNKPAGVFAMGAGQVNPEKAIDPGLIYDIKPDEYITHLCTLGYTRSEIFAITHGNVSCHELVQKNKGFSLNYPSISVIFRHGMMSKMIKRRLTNVGVPNSIYSVEVVAPEGVKVRVKPHHLIFKHINQSLSYRVWFISRKRTGEEKTSFAQGHLTWVHSHHTSYKVRSPISVTWAK; from the coding sequence ATGGAAGCCAAAGCTCAGCTCTTGTTTTCTATCCTCTTTCTCTTCTTGGTTTTTGTCCATGCTCAATCTCTACAAACATATATTATTCAGCTGCACCCACATGGGGTCACTGCTTCTTCTTTCAGCTCTAAGGTTCAGTGGCATCTTTCCTTTCTTGAACGCATcattttctcagaggatgaccCGTCTTCTCGCCTTCTATACTCGTATCATTCTGCAATGGAAGGCTTTGCAGCTCAGCTATCTGAAACCGAGCTCGAGTCCTTGAGAAAGTTGGGTGAAGTTATAGCGGTTAGGCCAGACACAAGGCTCCAACTTCACACTACTTACTCTTACAAGTTCTTAGGACTCAGCCCTGCAAGCAGAGGTGGTTGGTTTCAGTCTGGATTCGGGCATGGAACCATTGTTGGAGTGCTTGATACTGGAGTTTGGCCTGAAAGTCCAAGCTTCAGTGATCATGGGATGCCTCCGGTTCCAAAGAAATGGAGAGGGGTTTGCCAGGAAGGACAGGACTTCAACTCTTCGAACTGCAACAGGAAACTCATTGGTGCCAGGTTCTTCAGCAAAGGCCACCGTGTGGCTTCAATATCGCCATCCTCAGACACTGTCGTGGAGTATGTGTCGCCCCGGGATTCTCATGGGCATGGGACTCACACATCATCAACGGCCGGGGGAGCTTCAGTTCCCATGGCGAGCGTGCTTGGTAATGGAGCTGGTGTGGCTCAGGGGATGGCCCCACGTGCCCACATTGCCATTTATAAAGTGTGCTGGTTCAGTGGCTGTTACAGCTCTGATATCTTAGCTGCAATGGATGTCGCCATTAGAGATGGGGTCGACATCCTTTCGCTGTCTCTTGGTGGCTTTCCAATACCACTGTTTGATGACAGCATAGCCATTGGCAGTTTCCGAGCAATGGAGCATGGAATTTCGGTCATATGTGCAGCAGGAAACAATGGTCCAATCCAAAGCTCTGTTGCCAATGAGGCACCTTGGATTACAACCGTTGGGGCAAGCACACTTGACCGGCGATTTCCAGCTATAGTTCGAATGGGTAACGGGAAAAGACTCTACGGAGAATCAATGTACCCTGGGAAACACAACCCATATGCTGGAAAGGAGCTTGAGCTGGTTTATGTGACAGGAGGAGACTCAGGAAGTGAGTTTTGCTTCAAAGGGTCTCTACCCAGAGCAAAAGTTCTTGGGAAGATGGTGGTCTGTGACCGGGGTGTCAACGGAAGGGCAGAAAAAGGTGAAGCTGTGAAGGAAGCTGGTGGTGCTGCAATGATTTTAGCAAATACAGAGATTAATCTAGAGGAGGATTCAGTTGATGTGCATGTCCTACCAGCAAGTTTGATTGGTTTTGCAGAATCAGTTCAGTTGAAGAGTTACATGAACTCCTCAAGAACACCCACAGCTAGAATTGAGTTTGGAGGGACCGTGATTGGGAAATCCAGAGCACCAGCAGTAGCTCAATTTTCTTCCAGAGGACCAAGCTTAACCAACCCTACCATACTCAAACCTGATATCATTGCTCCTGGGGTGAACATCATTGCTGCCTGGCCTCAAAACCTGGGTCCCTCTGGCCTTCCTGAAGATTCTAGAAGAGTGAACTTCACTGTCATGTCGGGGACTTCAATGGCTTGTCCCCACATCAGTGGAATTGCGGCTCTCATCCACTCGGCTAACCCCACATGGACCCCAGCTGCAATTAAATCTGCAATGATCACAACTGCAGATGTAACCGACCATACAGGAAAGCCAATCATGGATAGTAACAAACCTGCAGGAGTCTTTGCCATGGGAGCTGGACAGGTGAACCCTGAGAAAGCCATTGATCCGGGATTGATATATGACATCAAGCCAGATGAGTATATCACTCATCTATGCACTCTAGGATACACAAGATCAGAAATCTTTGCTATTACACACGGGAATGTTAGCTGCCATGAACTCGTGCAGAAAAACAAGGGATTCAGCCTTAATTACCCCTCTATTTCTGTCATTTTCAGGCATGGAATGATGAGTAAGATGATTAAAAGACGATTGACAAATGTGGGGGTCCCTAATTCCATTTACTCAGTGGAAGTAGTGGCACCTGAGGGAGTCAAAGTGAGAGTTAAACCCCATCATCTGATATTCAAACACATAAATCAAAGCTTGAGTTACAGAGTTTGGTTTATATCAAGGAAGAGAACAGGGGAGGAGAAGACCAGCTTTGCACAAGGGCATTTGACATGGGTGCATTCTCACCATACTTCTTACAAGGTTAGAAGCCCGATTTCCGTGACTTGGGCAAAGTAG
- the LOC117919068 gene encoding photosystem II reaction center PSB28 protein, chloroplastic: MAALQSLAFTSPLSHCCKQSPPLSGLSSWAVHRSAHSSFNGRSLHLPRPQWAALKRSSSTSGLITMMVKPTIQFIQGTDEQTVPDVRLTQSRDGTNGMAIFKFEQPSVFDSSGEVGDITGFYMIDEEGVLQSVDVSAKFINGKPSGIEAKYVMRSPREWDRFMRFMERYSNENGLQFVKK, translated from the exons ATGGCAGCTCTGCAGTCCCTTGCATTCACCTCTCCACTGTCTCACTGTTGCAAGCAATCTCCTCCTCTCTCGG GCTTGAGTTCTTGGGCTGTTCACAGAAGTGCACATTCATCATTCAATGGCCGGTCTTTGCACCTGCCTCGTCCACAGTGGGCTGCACTCAAACGAAGTTCATCAACATCTGGACTCATTACAATGATGGTCAAACCAACAATTCAATTCATCCAAGGAACTGATGAACAGACAGTACCAGATGTGAGGCTGACCCAATCAAGAGATGGCACAAATGGTATGGCTATATTCAAGTTCGAACAGCCTTCTGTTTTTGACTCATCTGGAGAAGTTGGAGATATCACTGGCTTTTACATGATCGATGAGGAAGGGGTTCTCCAGTCAGTTGATGTAAGTGCCAAGTTCATCAATGGAAAGCCTTCAGGAATTGAAGCAAAGTATGTGATGCGCAGCCCACGAGAGTGGGACAGGTTCATGAGATTCATGGAGCGATATTCAAATGAGAATGGGTTGCAATTCGTCAAAAAATGA